From Actinomycetota bacterium, the proteins below share one genomic window:
- a CDS encoding tetratricopeptide repeat protein, producing MATRTFLFTDLEGSTRLWETHPEATRVALAEHDETLAKAITAHRGRVFKHTGDGVLAVFASASDAVAAAAQAQEAIASRPHPEIGVLRVRMAINTGEAEPRGDDFFGPALNRAARLLAAGHGGQILVGLVTERLAGQQLPDGLWFVDLGEHRIRDLARPERVFQLAGRGLPSEFPPLVTLDEIPNNLPTLATSFVGRVQELAEVEKLVRGARLVTVTGVGGAGKTRLALQVAASMSTKFPGGTWLVELAAVSDPDLIVSAIMGTLGVAEQPGRPLLDSLIEHLAHQNTLLIIDNCEHLIGSCARLVDTLLVGTTDLRIIATSRELLGIGGEVAYGLRSMSLPPDTGDLTARDLARYDAIRLFVERAAVSKTDFRLTAENAPPVVEICTRLDGMPLALELAAARIRSFTPNEVAEHLDRRFRLLTGGSRTALPRQQTLAAAIDWSYQLLEPAERDLFERLSVFQGGFTLGAAERVCADDTIDAFDVMELIPSLVDKSLVAADTTGTVSRYALLETIRQFARDLLDEHGRADEFRLRHAEYFVELAEAAEPHMRGVDERLWWGRIEADLDNLRQAMLWSTESDHAELGLRIAGAIGAYWRIAFRFDEGLRWLRATLASASADTPKHLLAKGHLGQGTLAGLAGLWDEEREHLVASLALYRQLDAEGADPDLLRQGYSAALINLSSLFDSEPERIIELNQEALEVARRCGNPAGVTASLGNIAEAHAMLGDLEKARAGFEESIASSERFGSTHRLVEAFGQLGLVELNAGEPERAEAVLRRALTQAEAGGLKEYAAFVRTQIAMARHDAGVPGMRAEFAAQAGVALQNEDFRRVLLFLAGWLIQRADLDLAEGDVDAAADLIGASLALSKAGTPPYWTVERRRDRVLARLKAILGEAAVEAAMARSAAPTVDELWSLVTATTPVDGV from the coding sequence TGATGGGGTCCTCGCCGTGTTTGCTTCGGCCTCGGATGCCGTCGCCGCCGCGGCGCAAGCACAAGAGGCGATCGCCTCGCGGCCGCACCCCGAGATCGGGGTCCTGAGAGTCCGGATGGCGATCAACACCGGAGAAGCGGAGCCGCGCGGCGACGACTTCTTCGGTCCGGCGTTGAACCGTGCCGCCCGCCTTCTCGCTGCCGGTCACGGCGGCCAGATCCTCGTCGGTCTCGTCACCGAGCGCCTCGCAGGGCAGCAACTCCCTGACGGGTTGTGGTTCGTCGATCTGGGCGAGCACCGGATACGCGACCTCGCACGCCCCGAGCGGGTGTTCCAGCTCGCAGGCCGCGGCCTTCCCTCGGAGTTCCCTCCGCTGGTGACCCTCGACGAGATCCCGAACAACCTGCCGACCCTCGCGACGAGTTTCGTGGGCCGGGTCCAGGAACTCGCCGAGGTCGAGAAGCTCGTTCGAGGTGCCCGTCTCGTCACCGTGACCGGGGTCGGGGGTGCAGGCAAGACCCGCCTGGCGTTGCAGGTGGCGGCTTCGATGAGCACGAAGTTTCCCGGGGGGACGTGGCTGGTCGAGCTCGCGGCGGTCAGCGACCCGGACCTCATCGTGTCCGCCATCATGGGGACGCTCGGCGTCGCCGAACAGCCCGGTCGCCCGTTGCTGGACTCGCTCATCGAGCATCTGGCACACCAGAACACGCTGCTCATCATCGACAACTGTGAACACCTGATCGGTTCCTGTGCCCGACTTGTCGACACCCTCCTCGTTGGCACCACCGACCTGCGCATCATCGCCACCAGTCGAGAGCTGCTGGGCATCGGAGGCGAGGTCGCCTACGGGTTGCGGTCCATGTCGCTGCCCCCGGACACGGGAGACCTCACCGCTCGCGACCTCGCCAGGTACGACGCGATACGCCTGTTCGTCGAGCGGGCAGCCGTGTCGAAGACCGACTTTCGCCTCACCGCAGAAAACGCTCCGCCTGTCGTCGAGATCTGTACGCGTCTCGACGGGATGCCGCTCGCTCTCGAACTCGCCGCTGCCAGGATCCGGTCGTTCACACCGAACGAGGTCGCAGAGCATCTCGATCGGCGGTTCCGGCTGCTCACCGGAGGTTCCCGGACCGCGCTGCCCCGCCAGCAGACATTGGCCGCGGCGATCGACTGGTCCTATCAGCTGCTCGAGCCCGCCGAACGTGATCTGTTCGAAAGGCTGTCGGTGTTCCAGGGCGGATTCACGCTGGGCGCCGCGGAACGTGTGTGTGCGGACGACACGATCGACGCGTTCGATGTGATGGAGCTGATCCCATCCCTGGTCGACAAGTCCCTCGTTGCAGCCGATACGACCGGCACCGTATCCCGATATGCGCTGCTGGAGACGATCCGCCAGTTCGCCCGTGACCTCCTCGACGAGCACGGACGGGCCGACGAGTTCCGGCTCCGCCACGCCGAGTATTTCGTGGAGCTCGCCGAGGCGGCCGAACCGCACATGCGCGGTGTGGACGAGCGACTCTGGTGGGGACGCATCGAGGCGGATCTCGACAACCTGCGCCAGGCGATGCTGTGGTCGACCGAATCCGACCACGCCGAGCTGGGGCTTCGCATCGCCGGTGCGATCGGGGCGTACTGGCGGATCGCGTTCCGCTTTGACGAAGGACTTCGCTGGCTGCGCGCCACGCTCGCCTCTGCGAGTGCCGACACCCCGAAACATCTACTGGCGAAAGGTCACCTCGGCCAGGGCACGCTCGCCGGACTTGCAGGTCTGTGGGATGAGGAGCGAGAGCATCTCGTCGCCTCGCTTGCGCTGTATCGGCAGCTCGACGCAGAAGGCGCCGATCCGGATCTTCTTCGCCAGGGGTACTCGGCGGCGCTGATCAATCTCTCTTCCCTCTTCGATTCGGAACCTGAGCGGATTATCGAGCTCAACCAGGAAGCCCTCGAGGTCGCTCGACGCTGCGGCAATCCGGCAGGCGTCACGGCTTCCCTTGGCAACATCGCAGAGGCACACGCCATGCTGGGCGACCTCGAGAAGGCCAGGGCAGGGTTCGAGGAGTCCATCGCCTCTTCCGAACGGTTTGGGTCCACGCACCGCCTTGTCGAAGCCTTCGGTCAGCTGGGACTCGTCGAGCTGAACGCCGGGGAACCCGAACGTGCCGAAGCTGTGCTTCGGAGAGCCCTGACCCAGGCCGAGGCCGGCGGGCTCAAGGAGTACGCGGCGTTTGTCCGGACCCAGATCGCCATGGCACGCCACGATGCAGGGGTCCCGGGCATGCGGGCAGAGTTCGCCGCCCAGGCCGGCGTCGCGCTACAGAACGAGGATTTCCGCAGAGTGCTGCTGTTTCTGGCCGGCTGGCTGATACAGCGCGCCGACTTGGATCTCGCCGAAGGCGACGTCGATGCGGCAGCGGACCTCATCGGGGCATCTCTGGCTCTCTCAAAGGCCGGCACACCGCCCTACTGGACGGTTGAAAGGCGCCGTGACCGGGTCCTGGCTCGGCTGAAGGCGATACTCGGAGAAGCCGCCGTCGAGGCGGCGATGGCCAGAAGCGCCGCACCGACCGTCGACGAACTCTGGTCCCTCGTCACGGCGACAACGCCTGTCGACGGGGTGTGA